A stretch of DNA from Cellulomonas xiejunii:
GCGGGCACCCGCAGGCTCGCGGGCGCCGCCGTGATGGTCGCGTCGCCGGACGTCGTGCTCGACGTGACCTGCGTGCTGTAGGTGCGGGCGGTCGAGCCGAGGTTCTGCACGGTGACGGCCTTGCGGATCGTCACGGGCTTGTCGGCGAGCGGCACGACGCCGAAGCTCACGGACGTCTGCTGCGGCTGCTCGGCGTTGTAGAGCAGCGTCTCGTTGGTGACCGCTGCGAGCGCGTCGACCCGCCCCGAGCCGACGCGTGCCGGTCCGTAGAACAGGTCACCACCGGGCTCGGTGGCGACGTCGTGCGTCGCGGTGTTGATGATGGCGGCCTTGATCTGCGCGGCCGTCCAGCCCGGGTGCGCCTCGCGGACGAGGGCGGCGATGCCGGCGACGTGCGGCGACGCCATGGAGGTGCCGTTGCTCGACGAGGCTCCGGTACCCGTGCCGACGTTCGCGGACACGATCTGCTGTCCCGGTGCCGCCACGTCGGGCTTGCCCCAGCCGAGGGAGCCGTGCGCGCCACGGGACGACGACGGGCTGAGCGTGTCCGCCGCGACGTCCTGCCGCGTGCTGAGGGCCAGCCCGGGGTCGATGCGCGCGACGAGCGTGCCGGCCTCGATCTCGGGCAGCAGCGCGTCGGTGGTGGCCGCCGTCATCTGGAAGCCCGGGATGGCCGTGTTGCCGGCGATGCCGGCGGCGAAGACCGGGAGCTCGGTCGGCAGGAGCACGCCGACCGCACCGGCGGCCGTCGCGTTGTTGAAGCGCAGGCCCGAGCCGCACGCGCGGGTCGCGTCGTCGTCGTCCCACCACAGGTAGGCGATCTTGCCGGCGACGGCTGCGGCCTGCTCGGCCGTGAACGCGGTGCACCCGTCGAACCGCGCACCGACGTACGCGACCGGGGCCGTGACGTCCTCGCCGGCGTAGCTGACGGAGTTCTGACCGGCGTGCTGCCCGACGAGGCCGGTGTCGGACGCCTCGACGACCTCCATCGCGTCGAACGCCAGGTCCTTGCCGACCGACCACGCGACCGTCAGGCCTGCGGCGCCGTTGCCGGGCGAACCGCCGATGTCCTCGACGTCGCCCTCGTTGCCGGCGGACAGCACGACGGTCGTGCCGAGCGCGGTGAGCTCGGCCACCTGCGCCGACTCGGGGTCGTCGGCGGGTGCGCCGGCCGCCCCGAGGGAGAGGTTGAGCACGTCGATCCGGTCGTCGTACGCGCCGTCGCCGTTCGGGTCGGCCGCCCAGTCCAGCGCGAGCGACGTGAGGTCGGTCGAGCCGGCGACGTCACCGAAGACCTTGAGGGCGTACAGCCCGGCCTCGGGGGCCGTACCGGGCCCGACGGGCCAGTCGAGCACGGACGCGAGCGCGGTGTAGTCGCCGTCGAAGGTCTCGCCGTCCGGGGTGATGCCGTACCCGGCCGCGGTGCCGGCGACGTGCGTGCCGTGCCCGTGCACGTCGATGGGGTTCTGGTCGGGCGCGGGGACGCGCTGCGCGGCCTCGCCGCCCGCGTCGTAGTCCCGCCCGGCGAAGTCGTAGCCGCCGAGGTACTTGGTGGGGTCGAACGCGTCGGCCGGGACCGGGCCGGTGCCGTCCGCGCCGTACGCGGCCTCGTACGCCTCGACCGTGCCGGGGCCGCCGAAGTCGGCGTGCGTGTAGTCGATGCCGGTGTCGATGATGCCGACGGTGACGTCGGTCCCCAGGACCCCGGTGCTCTGCCACGTCGCGAGGGCCTTCGTGAACTCGACCTGCGCGGCGTTGTCGAGGGTGCGCTCGGCGACCAGGCGCACGGAGCGCACGTCGGGGTCGTCGGCGAGCGCGCGCACCTGCGCGGCGTCTCCGAGCACGAGGGCACCGGACACGAGGTTGGTCGTCGTCGCGAGCCGCTGCGGCTCGCTGGTCGCGGCCTGCACGGTGCTCGGCGACGCCTCGGCCGGGACGACGTCCTCGGCCGTGGCCTGGGTGACGGCGGCCGCTGCGCGCACCTGCGCGGGGCTCCCGCCGTCGGCGGCGACCTCGACGCCGGACGGGGTGGTCAGCTCGACGAAGGCGGTGACGTGCCCGTCGGCCTCGGCGAGCGCGTCGCCGACGCCCTCGACCCGGTCGATCGTGACGTCACCCGCGACGGCGAGGCCGGACAGGTCGTCGGGTGGTGGCGCCGCCGTGGCTGCGGGTGCGCCCAGCAGGGCACCGGCGAGGACGACGGAAACGGCTGTCAGCGCGGAGATCGGACGACGTGGCATGCGGTCTCATCCCGGGGGTCGGACGAAGTGGTGCGGGCAGGCGTCACGACGGCGGACCCCCGGGACGTCATACCCGGGTGTGGCTGCTGTCACAGCCCGGGCACGGGGTGCACGCTACTGACCAGTAGCCGATTCGTCACGTCATCTCCACAAAATCCGCCTCGCACGCTTCGCCCGGTTCAGCGGCGGGGGCCGTGGGGCGGTCCGTGGTCAGCGTGGGACGAGCGTCTCCACGCCGTGCGGCGGGGTGGGGACGGACGTGCGTGGCGTCGCCTCGGCGGCCCCGGTGCGCTCGGCGATGACGCGGGCGGTGACGATCGGGATCGACCCCGTCCGTGGGACGTCCGCCGCGGCCGGCGCTGCCGTGAACCGCGGCTTGCGGCCGGGTCGACCCCGGAACCGGCGGGCCTCGATGCCCTCGAGGGTCGACGCGCGCCACACGGCGCCACCGTTGAGCCGCCCGTCGGGCTGCGGGAGCCACGCCACCTTGCGGGAGAGCCAGACGCGGATCGTGGCGTGCTCGACGTCGAGGCGCCGCGCGAGCCGCGCGATGTCGTAGAGGTCGTCGAGGCCGGTGGGGGGAGCGGGGGTCGAGGGGACGGTGCCGACCGGGTCGGGCCGCACGTCGTCTGCAGGCACGGGCCAAGGGTAGGCGACTCGGGACGCGATTGTGTGACGGCTGGGTAACAGGATGTGCACAACATCTTCGCGCGCTCGAGGCCTCAAGTGGTCTGGACGTCCGTCCGAGACACTTAACGTGTTTCGCGTGAGTGACAGAAAGTTCGGTCTGCGTCGGCGCTCGGGCGGCAGGCACGCCGCCCCGGCCCCCGCGTCGGCGTCCATGCCCCGCGCCCTGAGTCTCGTCCGCGTCCCCCGGCGCATCGCCCAGGGGGGTGTCGCGCTCGGGCTCGTGCTGAGCACGGGCGCCGTCGTCGTGACCGCCCAGGCGGACGAGCGCGCCCCCACATCCGTCGTCGCCGGGGGCACCCTGGCGCGGGCCTCCGCCGACGCCCCCCCGACGGGCCTGGCGGCGCTGTCGCGCGCCGAGGCGGTCGACGACGCGATGGCCGCCGTCGACGAGGTCTCGCGCGTCCGGGCCGAGGCCACGCAGGCCGCCGTGCCGGACGACGCCCTCGCCGAGCTCGACGCCGCCACGGCCGAGCTCCAGGCGGCGATCGCGGAGGCCGACGTCGAGCCGGTCGTCCCCCGCGAGCGCTCCGTCTCCCGCAACGCCGAGCGCTCCGACGCGGACGTCACGACTGATGACGCCGAGACGCCGAGCACGCTCACCCCCGACGCGGCCACCGTCGAGCCCGAGACGCCCGCCCCCGACGCGCCGGAGGAGCCTGCCGAGGCGGCGTCCGACGCCGACGTGCTGACCGGGTCGACGCTCCCCGACGTCACCGATCCCGCGACGGCGCCGCTGCGGGAGGCTCTCGACCGCGTCCGCGAGGCCGCGCAGGTCGTGCTCACCACGACCGAGCAGAAGCGCGCCGAGGCGGAGGCGGCACGGGTGGCCCAGCAGGTGGCCGAGCAGGCCGCCGCGGCCGAGGCCGAGCGCGTCGCCGCCGAGCAGGCGGCCCGGCGCGCCGCGTGGAAGGCGTCCCTGCAGGGGTACCAGAACGGCAAGGTGCCCGCCGAGGCCCTGTGCGGCCTGTCGTTCGCCGCCGGTGCGCAGCTGCGCTGCGACGCGGCCGAGGCGCTCGAGGCTCTCGGTGCCGCGTACGCCGCACGGTTCGGGACGCCGCTGGCGGTCACCGACTCCTACCGCTCGTACGGCGGCCAGGTCGCGTGCCGCGCCGCCAAGGGCAGGCTCTGCGCGACACCCGGCACGTCGAACCACGGCATGGGCGTGGCGGTCGACCTCGCCGGCGGCGTGCAGACCTTCGGCAGCGCGCAGCACCAGTGGATGCGCGAGAACGCCCCCGCGTACCAGTGGACGCTGCCCGGCTGGGCGCAGGCCGGCGGCAGCAAGCCGGAGCCGTGGCACTGGGAGTACGTCGGCTGAGTCATACGATCGGCTGCATGACCGAGCCGACGTCACCGGCGCGCCCCCTCGTCGGACGCGGGGCGGAGCTCGACGACCTCGACGAGCTCCTCTCGTCCGTCGCCACGGGGGGCGGCGCGACCGTCCTGCTGGAGGGCGAGGCAGGTGTGGGACGCACGCGGCTCGTCGAGGCGCTGCAGGGCACCGCCGAGCTCCTCGGCGTCGAGGTCCGCCTGGGCCGGGCCGTCGGGCCGGGGGCGGCGCCCTACGCGTTGCTCACCGACGCCCTCCTCGGTCCCGCACGCGGACGCGACGACGCCGGCCCCGTCGTCGCCGAGCTCGCGGCGCTCCTCGAGGTGCTGCCGCCCGAGCGTGCCGACGCACCCGCGCGGTTCGCCCGGGCCGACGAGCTGTTCGCAGCGCTCGTGCGTCGCCGTGGTGAGCAGGGGCCGTGGGTCCTGGTGCTCGAGGACGTGCATCTCGCGGACACCTGCACCCTGCACCTGCTCGCGGCCCTCGCGGGTGAGGGTGCGCTCCCGCGGGCCCTGACCGTGATGACGATGCGCGGCGTGCCGCACCGCGCGGAGCTCGACGTCGTCGTCGCCGGGTGGACGCGTGCCGGCGCCCGCTACCTCGAGCTGCGGCCGCTGGGGCCGGCGGCCACCGTCGAGCTCGCGCAACGGCTGCTGAACGCCCGGGTCGGCCCGGCGCTGCGCGGCGTCCTGGCGACCACCGGCGGCAACCCGCGGCTCGTCGTCGACGTCATGCGCACGGCTGAGGCGTGCGGGGTGCTCGAACGCAGCGGCGGGGTCGTCGAGGCCGTGGGCACGGGCTGGCTCGACGAGCTCGACGAGGTCGGGCGGGCGCACGTGCAGCACCTCGGCCCGCAGGTCCTGACCATGCTCGCGCAGGCGTCGGTGCTCGGCGGGTCGTTCGTCGTCGGGGACCTGGCCGCGCTCGCCGGCGAGCCGGTCACGGAGTGCTGGCGCACGCTGCGCCACGGGCTGGCGGCAGGCGTCGTGCACGCCCGCGGCGACCGGCTCGTGTTCCGCCACGACCTCGTGCGCACCGCGCTGTACGCCGCTCTCGACGAGGGCCAGCGGCGGTCCCTGCACGCACGCGCCGCGTGGGCGCTGCGGGCCGCCGGGGCCCCGCCGCACGTGGTCGCGGCGCACCTGGAGCGCGCACGCTGACGGCGTGCCCCCTAGGGTCGGACGTGGGCGCAGGCCGCGCCCGCCCACCGACGTACGAGGAGTGGACATGCCCACGCGCACCGCACGGACCGCCTGGAACGGCACGCTGCAGGACGGCGGCGGCCAGGTCGAGCTCACCAGCTCGAAGGTCGGCACGTACGACGTCTCCTTCCCCAAGCGCGCGGCGGACGACGCCGGCGGGACGACGAGCCCCGAGGAGCTCATCGCCGCGGCGCACTCGTCCTGCTACGCGATGCAGCTCTCGGCGGACATCGCCGAGGCCGGCGGCACGCCCGTCGCGCTCGACGTGACCGCCGACGTCAGCCTGGGCCCGGACCCCGCGGGTGGCTTCCGGATCACCGGCATCGCGCTGACGGTGCGCGGCGAGGTCGAGGGCCTGGACGCCGCGGGCTTCCAGAAGGCGGCCGAGGCGGCGAAGGCCGGCTGCCCGGTGAGCAAGGCCCTGACGGGCACGCAGATCACGCTCGACGCCGCGCTCGAGTCCTGACGGCCCGCAGCACGAGCCACCGGCTCGTCGCCGGGGACCTCGGTCCCGTGAGGTAAGGCTTACCTTCGGTCTAGGTTTGCCACGTGGACCTGAGCAGTGTGCCGACCGGCGCCTTCGCCCGCGTGCTGAGCGTCGACCTCGACGAGGGGCCGCGCGTGCGGCTGCGGGAGCTGGGCGTGCGGCCGGGCGGCGAGCTGCGGGTCACCCAGCGGGGCGCGTTCGGCGGGCTCGTGGTGGGCGTCGGCGCGGACCGGTTCGCGGTCGACGCGAGCACCGCGGCGTCCATCCGCGTCGCCCCGGTGGTCGGCCCGGCGGCGCCCGCCGCCGGTCCGACGTCCCCGACGGGCTCGCCGGGCGGAACGCCATGAGCTGCCACGACGCACCGACGCACGGCACGCCCGCCGGCGGCGCGACGGCCACGGTCGACGCGCCGCTCGTCGTGCTCGTCGGCAACCCCAACGTCGGCAAGTCGACGCTGTTCAACGCGCTCACGGGTGGTCGGCAGCGCGTCGTCAACGCGCCGGGGACGACCGTCGAGCTGCAAGCCGGCACGTGGCGGCCCGGACCCGCCGCCGGGCACGCCGCCGGACCTGGTGCCATGCCCGCGGCGGACGCGGTCCGCCGGCTGCGGCTGGTCGACCTGCCGGGCGCGTACAGCCTGCTCGCGCGCACCCCGGACGAGCAGGTCAGCGCCCACGTCGTCGCCGGCGAGAGCGCGCTGGGGCGTCCGGACCTCGCGGTGGTCCTGGTCGAGGCCGGTGCGCTGTCGCGCTCCCTGTACCTGCTGGGCCAGGTCGCGCGGCAGGGCCTGCGGGTCGTGGTCGCGCTGACGATGCTCGACGTGGCACGCACGCGGGGCGTCGAGATCGACCCGGGCGCGCTCGCCGACCGGCTCGGCGTGCCGGTCGTGCCCGTCCACCCGCGCAGCGGGAGCGGCACCGACGACCTCGCGCGCGCCGTCGTCACGACGCTCGCCGCGGGTCCGGCGGGCGGCGTGCTGCGTCTGCCGGAGGAGCCGGGCGACGCGTCGGGCGACGACGTCGATGCCCTGTTCTCGTGGGTGGACGCCGTGGTCCGGTCGGTGGGCGGTCACCCGCCCACGGGCGTGCGGACGTGGTCGGACCGCGTCGACCGCGTCCTGCTGCACCCGCTGCTGGGCGTGCCGGTCCTGCTCGCCGTCGTGTGGGCGCTGTTCCAGCTCGCGACCGCGGCCGCCGCCCCTTTGATGGAGGCCGTTGACGGCGTCGTCACCGGCGCGCTCGCCGACGCGCTCACGTCCGCCCTCGGTGCCGTGCACGCCCCGGCCTGGCTCGAGGGCCTGCTCGTCGACGGTGTGCTCGCCGGGGTCGGCACGGTCGCGGCGTTCGTCCCGCTCATGGCGCTGATGTTCCTGGCCGTCGCCGTGCTCGAGGACTGCGGCTACCTCGCGCGCGCGGCGTTCGTCGCCGACCGCGCGATGCGGGCCATCGGCCTCGACGGGCGTGCGATGCTGCCGTTCGTCGTCGGCTTCGGCTGCAACCTGCCCGCGCTCGCCGCGACCCGCACGCTGCCGCACGCGCGCCAGCGCCTCCTGGTCGGGCTCCTCGTGCCGTGGACGTCGTGCCCCGCACGCCTGACCGTGTACGTGCTGCTGGCGTCGGTGTTCTTCCCCGAGCGGGCGGGCACCGCGATCTTCCTCATGTACGTCGCGAGCGTCGCGCTCGTCGTGCTCGGTGGCCTGCTGCTGCGCGTGACGCTGTTCCGGGACCTGCGCCGCGAGCCGCTCGTGCTGGCACTGCCGGCCTACCAGCGGCCGCGGGTGCGTGCGCTCGCGGCGTCGACGTGGGCGCGGGTGCGCTCGTTCCTCACCAAGGCCGGTCAGGTCGTCGTCGTCACGCTCACGGTCGTGTGGGTGGCGCTGGCGGTGCCGGTGGCCGGTGGGCACGCGGTGGGAGACGTGCCGGTCGCGGACTCCCTGTACGGCCGTGCCGCGCAGACGGTCGCGCCGGTCCTGGCGCCCGCCGGGTTCGGGGACTGGCACGCGTCGGCGGCGCTCGTGACGGGATTCGTCGCCAAGGAGGTCGTCGTCGGCGCGCTCGCGCAGGCGTACGCGGTCGACGAGCCCGCCGACCCGGCCGCGTCGGGCGACCTGGGGGACCGGCTGCGCGCCACGTTCGAGGTCTCGTCCGGTGGTCACGCCGCGGCGGCCGCGGCGGCGTTCATGGTCTTCGTGCTCGCCTACACGCCGTGCCTGGCGACCGTCGCGGAGCAGTGGCGCCTGTTCGGGGCGCGCTGGACGCTCGGGTGCGTGGGTGCCCAGCTGGTGGTCGCGTGGCTGCTGGCCGTGGCGGTGTTCCGGGTGGGGGTGTGGCTGTGAGCCTGCTGGCGGACGTCGTCGCGGCGGCCGGGCGCGGTGCGGGACCGGCGACGGTCGCGCGCGAGCTGGGCGTCGACGTGGGCCTCGTCGAGACGGTCCTGGACCACGCGGCGCGCGTCGGCCTCGTCCAGACGTCGTCCTCGGCACTGGGTCGCACCCCGTGCGGGACCTGCCCGCCCCGTGACGCGCGCCCGCCCGCGTGCGCCGGCTGCCCCCTGACGGGCCGGCCGTGACGTGGGTCGCCCGACGCCCCGGGGTCGAGGACGTGGGCACGTGCGCGGGTCCCGGGTGGTCGGTGGGAGACTGCCCATCGTGGCAGTGACGAGCGACACGAGCGGGACCGCCGTCCGGGACATCGCGCACGCGCTGCGCGCCGTCGTGCGCGGGAGCGTGGACGACTCCTCCCGGCGCCGGGCCGAGTACTCCACCGATGCGTCCAACTACCGCGTGGTCCCGCAGGTCGTCGTGTTCCCGCAGGACACCGACGACGTGCTCGCGGCGCTGTCCGTGGCACGCGAGACCGGGACGCCCCTGACGTCCCGGGGCGGCGGCACGTCGGTGGCGGGCAACGCGGTCGGCACGGGCATCGTCCTGGACTTCTCGCGGCACGTGAACCGGGTCCTGGACATCGACCCCGAGGCCCGCACGGCCCGCGTCGAGCCCGGCGTCATCATGTCCCACCTGCAGCGGGCGGCCGCGCCGCACGGCCTGCGGTTCGGCCCCGACCCGTCGACGCAGGCGCGCGCGACCCTCGGCGGCATGATCGGCAACAACGCGTGCGGGCCGCGTGCCGTGGCGTTCGGGCGCACGGCGGACAACGTCGTCGAGCTCGACGTCGTCGACGGCACGGGACGCCGGTTCACCGCCGGCGCCGGGGCGGGCGCGCTGGACGTCGTCCCGGGCCTGGACGCGCTGGTGCGCAGCCACCTCGACGTGGTCCGCACCGAGCTGGGCCGGTTCCGCCGCCAGGTGTCCGGGTACTCCCTCGAGCACCTGACGCCCGAGAACGGCACCGACCTGGCCAAGATGCTCGTCGGCACCGAGGGCACGCTCGTGACCCTGCTGGGCGCGACCGTGAACCTCGTGCCCGTGCCGTCGGCGCCCGTGCTCGTCGTGCTCGGCTACCCGGACATGCCCACGGCCGCCGACGCCGTCCCCGCGCTGCTCGCGCACGCCCCGCTGGCGATCGAGGGCATGGACTCGCGGCTCGTCGACGTGGTGCGCCGCGTCAAGGGCGCGGCCGCGGTCCCCGACCTGCCGCCCGGCGGTGGCTGGATGATGTGCGAGGTCGGCGGCGCGACCCTCGACGAGGCGATGGCGACGGCCCGCGCGCTCGCGGCCGACGCGGGCACCGACGCCGTCGGGATCTTCCCGCCGGGGCCGGACGCGGCCGCGATGTGGCGCATCCGCGAGGACGGCGCCGGTCTGGGCGGGCGGACCCCGTCCGGCGCGCAGGCGTGGCCGGGCTTCGAGGACTCCGCCGTGCCGCCCGAGCGGCTCGGCGCGTACCTGCGCGAGCTCGAGGCGCTCATGGCCGACCACCGCGTCGACGGCCTGGCGTACGGGCACTTCGGTGACGGCTGCGTCCACCTGCGCCTCGACATCCCCCTGACGCGGTCCGGCGACCCGCTGCGCGCCTTCATGGAGGACGCCGCCGTGCTCGTGGCGCGGCACGGCGGCTCGCTGTCGGGCGAGCACGGCGACGGACGCGCCCGCTCGGAGCTGCTGCCCGTCATGTACTCGCCGCGCACGATCGAGCTGTTCGGCGCGGTCAAGGACCTGTTCGACCCGCGCGACCTGCTGAACCCCGGCGTCCTGGTGCGCCCCCGACCGCTCGACGCGGACCTGCGGCGTCCGGCGGCCCGGCCGCTGCTCGCCGGGTCCGGCGGGTTCGCGTTCACGCACGACGACGGCGACATGACGACGGCCGTGCACCGGTGCGTGGGCGTCGGCAAGTGCCGCGCCGACAACACCGCGACCGGCGGCTTCATGTGCCCGTCGTACCTGGCGACCAACGACGAGAAGGACTCCACCCGGGGCCGCGCGCGCGTGCTGCAGGAGATGGCGAACGGCACGCTCGTGTCCCGCGGCTGGTCCTCGCCCGAGGTGCACGAGGTCCTCGACCTGTGCCTGAGCTGCAAGGCGTGCTCGTCGGACTGCCCCGCGGGCGTCGACATGGCGCAGTACAAGGCCGAGGTGCTGCACCGCACCTACAAGGGCCGGCTGCGGCCGGTCAACCACTACGCCCTGGGCTGGTTGCCGCGCTGGGCCCGGCTCGTCACGGGGGTGCCGGGGCTCGCGTCGCTCGCGAACGCGGTGCTCGGCGTGCGCCCGATCGCGAAGGCCGTCCTGGCGCTCGGCGGGATGGACACCCGTCGTCGCATGGTGAGCTTCGCGCCCGTGCCGTTCCGCGCGTGGGCACGGCAGGCGGGACGGCGGTCCGGCGACGTCCGCGTCGTCGGCCGTCGGGACGCCGCGACCGTGACGCTGCCCGCCGACGCGGTCGACGAGGCGGGGATGCCCGACGACGCCGGCGCCCCCGCACCCCGCCCGCCCGTGCTGCTGTGGACCGACTCGTTCAGCGACACGCTGGCCCCGTCGGTGGCGCACGCGGCCGTCGCGGTGCTGCGCGACGCGGGCTACGAGGTGCTGGTGCCCGACCACGACGCCTGCTGCGGCCTGACCTGGATCAGCACGGGCCAGCTCGACGGCGCCCGCCACCAGCTCGAGCACCTGCTGGAGGTCCTCGGACCGTTCGCGGTCAACGGCATCCCGATCGTCGGGCTGGAGCCGTCGTGCACGGCCGTGCTGCGCAGCGACCTCGTCGACCTGCTGCCGGACGACCCGCGGGCCGTCGCGGTGCAGCGTGAGACGCGCACGCTCGCGGAGCTGCTGACCGCGCCGGCACCCGTGGGCCCGGGCGAGCGCTGGCAGGTCCCCGACCTGTCCGACGTCACGGCCGTCGTCCAGCCGCACTGCCACCACTACTCCGTCATGACGTGGACGGCCGACCGTCGCCTGCTCACCGACGCGGGGGCGACGTTCTCCGCGCTCGCGGGCTGCTGCGGCCTGGCGGGCAACTTCGGCATGGAGAAGGGCCACTACGAGGTGTCGGTGGCCGTCGCGGAGAACGCGCTGCTGCCTGCGCTGCGCGCCGCGGCCCCGGGTGACGTGTACCTGGCGGACGGCTACTCCTGCCGGACGCAGGCCGAGCAGCTCGCGGACGTGCGGGGTGTGCACCTCGCCGAGCTCCTGGCCTCCCGCCTCCCGGGCCGGACGGCGTCCACCCCCTGACACGACCGGCCGCCGAACTCGTCCTTCGGCGGCGACCGGAGCTCCAGAAGCCGCCGAAAGGTGAGTTCGGCGGGTGGGGTGGGGTGGGTGTCGTCCGACCGTGGGGGGATCTTCTGGACAGGGGACCAGGACGTGGGACGGACTGTCCGTCCTCCGTTTGACGGGCTGACCCGGCCGCCCGAGATGTGGGACAGTGTCCAGGCGGTGTCACACGCCGCGCCTGCGGCGTGTCACCGTCACGACCGCCCCGCTTGTGCAAGGAAGGCCCGGACGCGACATGCCGATCTTCGAGCTCGACGACGGGCGCCCTCGCCTCGTCCAGCCGATGCAGCCGCTCGCGGGTTCGTTCGCGCAGGAGGTCACGGCCCTGGTCACGCACCACCTCGCGGCGATCGCAGGCGAGCCGCTGTTCGTCGTGCGCGCACGCGGCTCGTCCGACCGCGCCGAGCTGCCCGAGCTGCTGGCCCTCGACGCGGCCGGGCGCCCCGTCGTGGTCGCCGTCGCGCAGGTGCTGGACGACGACGCGATCGTCGCGGCGCTGCGCCACGGGGGTGCGGCGGCCCGCATGACGACCGCCGACCTGGCCCGCGCCTACCACGTGGACCCCAGCCGGTTCGCCGTCGACTTCGCGGCGTTCCGTGAGCACGTGCCGTTCGGCGCCGCCGCGGGGCGCGGGCGCACGGGCGTGCGGCTCCTGCTGCTGTGCTCCGAGGTGGCCGCCGAGGCCACGGACACCCTGGGGTTCCTGCGCGGCGGCGAGCACCAGGTCGACGTCATGCAGGTCGGTGTCGTCCGCGGTGACGAGCGGCGCCTGCTCGAGGTCTCCCCGCTGGCCCTGCACGAGGGGGTGCGCCGCACGGTCGAGCCGACCGCGCTGCGCCTGGTGCGC
This window harbors:
- a CDS encoding S8 family serine peptidase, producing the protein MPRRPISALTAVSVVLAGALLGAPAATAAPPPDDLSGLAVAGDVTIDRVEGVGDALAEADGHVTAFVELTTPSGVEVAADGGSPAQVRAAAAVTQATAEDVVPAEASPSTVQAATSEPQRLATTTNLVSGALVLGDAAQVRALADDPDVRSVRLVAERTLDNAAQVEFTKALATWQSTGVLGTDVTVGIIDTGIDYTHADFGGPGTVEAYEAAYGADGTGPVPADAFDPTKYLGGYDFAGRDYDAGGEAAQRVPAPDQNPIDVHGHGTHVAGTAAGYGITPDGETFDGDYTALASVLDWPVGPGTAPEAGLYALKVFGDVAGSTDLTSLALDWAADPNGDGAYDDRIDVLNLSLGAAGAPADDPESAQVAELTALGTTVVLSAGNEGDVEDIGGSPGNGAAGLTVAWSVGKDLAFDAMEVVEASDTGLVGQHAGQNSVSYAGEDVTAPVAYVGARFDGCTAFTAEQAAAVAGKIAYLWWDDDDATRACGSGLRFNNATAAGAVGVLLPTELPVFAAGIAGNTAIPGFQMTAATTDALLPEIEAGTLVARIDPGLALSTRQDVAADTLSPSSSRGAHGSLGWGKPDVAAPGQQIVSANVGTGTGASSSNGTSMASPHVAGIAALVREAHPGWTAAQIKAAIINTATHDVATEPGGDLFYGPARVGSGRVDALAAVTNETLLYNAEQPQQTSVSFGVVPLADKPVTIRKAVTVQNLGSTARTYSTQVTSSTTSGDATITAAPASLRVPAGGTGIVTLTFTADPATVARDIDPTQQEEQISGTLREYVSQVSGRLVLTSGDTQWRLPVQGTPRPTTDIEAADVTFPDPAAGTAELVFSGRDTPASGWYGLASPLVHGADSPRLEALPANAQTSRSTIAAGDIRHAGWASTAPAVAAAGGDPAVDGYLGVGIATDADWAVLGHALTPWVLLDTDGDGETDVVSIASKLVDTDYSVVETYDWETGDLITGPELLYPYAGEIEMGAFDNSTVVVPVPLSALGIEPGTTVGVTAQMRSTYAFPADGIVDEVEFTVDPYNPPLWFEQNLNADFVSQAFDGATVEVHGGPGAADADILVLHHLNATGDRAQVVGVDVPEAIGTTTTLDVESAGTAGEETLLQMSVTPAEATGTFTLFDGDTELGTTEVVDGAGVWSTTTLGAGTHRLRAQYTPDTPRYAPSTSDVVETVIAASTSTTTLRVTPAVVRYGQPATATVTVKGKSWAPSGTVTIRERGKVLATAEVTVDGLTGTASVELPRTLATGTRRLVAVFEGTTDVARSEGTAQVRVVPGQSQVTLETPTWTVPRGSTPTVTVRVGGGEGAPAATGRVTVLLGLRPVGTFRLVDGAATVKLPAIRTSGVVTALYAGDGGYLPTGTAHVIRIG
- a CDS encoding D-alanyl-D-alanine carboxypeptidase family protein; this encodes MSDRKFGLRRRSGGRHAAPAPASASMPRALSLVRVPRRIAQGGVALGLVLSTGAVVVTAQADERAPTSVVAGGTLARASADAPPTGLAALSRAEAVDDAMAAVDEVSRVRAEATQAAVPDDALAELDAATAELQAAIAEADVEPVVPRERSVSRNAERSDADVTTDDAETPSTLTPDAATVEPETPAPDAPEEPAEAASDADVLTGSTLPDVTDPATAPLREALDRVREAAQVVLTTTEQKRAEAEAARVAQQVAEQAAAAEAERVAAEQAARRAAWKASLQGYQNGKVPAEALCGLSFAAGAQLRCDAAEALEALGAAYAARFGTPLAVTDSYRSYGGQVACRAAKGRLCATPGTSNHGMGVAVDLAGGVQTFGSAQHQWMRENAPAYQWTLPGWAQAGGSKPEPWHWEYVG
- a CDS encoding AAA family ATPase; protein product: MTEPTSPARPLVGRGAELDDLDELLSSVATGGGATVLLEGEAGVGRTRLVEALQGTAELLGVEVRLGRAVGPGAAPYALLTDALLGPARGRDDAGPVVAELAALLEVLPPERADAPARFARADELFAALVRRRGEQGPWVLVLEDVHLADTCTLHLLAALAGEGALPRALTVMTMRGVPHRAELDVVVAGWTRAGARYLELRPLGPAATVELAQRLLNARVGPALRGVLATTGGNPRLVVDVMRTAEACGVLERSGGVVEAVGTGWLDELDEVGRAHVQHLGPQVLTMLAQASVLGGSFVVGDLAALAGEPVTECWRTLRHGLAAGVVHARGDRLVFRHDLVRTALYAALDEGQRRSLHARAAWALRAAGAPPHVVAAHLERAR
- a CDS encoding OsmC family peroxiredoxin is translated as MPTRTARTAWNGTLQDGGGQVELTSSKVGTYDVSFPKRAADDAGGTTSPEELIAAAHSSCYAMQLSADIAEAGGTPVALDVTADVSLGPDPAGGFRITGIALTVRGEVEGLDAAGFQKAAEAAKAGCPVSKALTGTQITLDAALES
- a CDS encoding FeoA family protein, which translates into the protein MDLSSVPTGAFARVLSVDLDEGPRVRLRELGVRPGGELRVTQRGAFGGLVVGVGADRFAVDASTAASIRVAPVVGPAAPAAGPTSPTGSPGGTP
- the feoB gene encoding ferrous iron transporter B, producing MSCHDAPTHGTPAGGATATVDAPLVVLVGNPNVGKSTLFNALTGGRQRVVNAPGTTVELQAGTWRPGPAAGHAAGPGAMPAADAVRRLRLVDLPGAYSLLARTPDEQVSAHVVAGESALGRPDLAVVLVEAGALSRSLYLLGQVARQGLRVVVALTMLDVARTRGVEIDPGALADRLGVPVVPVHPRSGSGTDDLARAVVTTLAAGPAGGVLRLPEEPGDASGDDVDALFSWVDAVVRSVGGHPPTGVRTWSDRVDRVLLHPLLGVPVLLAVVWALFQLATAAAAPLMEAVDGVVTGALADALTSALGAVHAPAWLEGLLVDGVLAGVGTVAAFVPLMALMFLAVAVLEDCGYLARAAFVADRAMRAIGLDGRAMLPFVVGFGCNLPALAATRTLPHARQRLLVGLLVPWTSCPARLTVYVLLASVFFPERAGTAIFLMYVASVALVVLGGLLLRVTLFRDLRREPLVLALPAYQRPRVRALAASTWARVRSFLTKAGQVVVVTLTVVWVALAVPVAGGHAVGDVPVADSLYGRAAQTVAPVLAPAGFGDWHASAALVTGFVAKEVVVGALAQAYAVDEPADPAASGDLGDRLRATFEVSSGGHAAAAAAAFMVFVLAYTPCLATVAEQWRLFGARWTLGCVGAQLVVAWLLAVAVFRVGVWL